From Halococcus saccharolyticus DSM 5350, a single genomic window includes:
- a CDS encoding transcription initiation factor IIB, with the protein MEGNTTRTRTHEPNEQTDERSRERTTNETERVCPECDGRLVDDDEHGETVCSDCGLVVDENEIDHGPEWRAFSSQERDRKKRTGAPTTKLMHDKGLSSQIGWQNRDANGNALSARKRQRMQRLRTWDERFRTRDSKERNLKQALGEIERMGSALGVPKDVRETASVIYRRALAEDLLPGRSIEGVSTAALYAGIRQMGLPRSVEDVAAVSRVDEMEFKRAYRYINQELGLEIGPPDPQQYVSRFASDLDVSDETERRARDLLRTAQEQAAHSGKSPVGLAGAALYAAGILTNRQLTQDEVSEVAGVSNVTIRNRYHELLEIESDTEATSPSATAA; encoded by the coding sequence TTGGAAGGCAACACAACCCGAACCCGCACGCACGAACCGAACGAACAGACCGACGAGCGATCACGTGAACGCACCACGAACGAGACCGAACGGGTTTGTCCCGAGTGTGACGGTCGACTGGTCGACGACGACGAACACGGCGAAACCGTCTGCAGCGACTGCGGTCTCGTCGTCGACGAGAACGAGATCGATCACGGCCCCGAGTGGCGGGCGTTCAGTAGCCAGGAGCGCGACAGGAAGAAACGCACCGGCGCGCCCACCACGAAGCTGATGCACGACAAAGGGCTGTCGAGCCAGATCGGTTGGCAGAACAGGGACGCCAACGGCAACGCGCTGAGTGCGCGCAAGCGCCAGCGGATGCAGCGTCTGCGTACGTGGGACGAGCGCTTTCGGACCCGGGACTCGAAGGAGCGCAACCTCAAGCAGGCGCTCGGCGAGATCGAGCGCATGGGAAGCGCGCTCGGTGTTCCGAAGGACGTTCGCGAGACCGCGAGCGTGATCTACCGTCGCGCGCTCGCCGAGGACCTCCTGCCCGGCCGCTCGATCGAGGGCGTCTCGACCGCCGCGCTCTACGCCGGCATCCGCCAGATGGGGCTGCCCCGGAGCGTCGAGGACGTCGCCGCGGTCTCGCGCGTCGACGAGATGGAGTTCAAGCGCGCGTACCGCTACATCAATCAGGAGCTCGGCCTCGAAATCGGCCCACCGGATCCCCAGCAGTACGTCTCGCGATTCGCCTCCGATCTCGACGTGAGCGACGAGACCGAGCGACGCGCCCGTGATCTACTGCGGACGGCCCAAGAACAGGCCGCCCACAGTGGCAAGAGTCCCGTCGGGCTCGCTGGCGCTGCGCTCTACGCCGCCGGGATCCTCACCAACCGACAGCTCACCCAGGACGAGGTCAGTGAGGTCGCCGGGGTGAGCAACGTGACGATCCGGAATCGGTACCACGAACTTCTCGAAATCGAGAGCGATACCGAGGCCACGAGCCCGTCCGCAACTGCCGCCTGA
- a CDS encoding helix-turn-helix transcriptional regulator: MSTAAEGDLSEAERAGLELVRTTGGIHQSEFWKELDVSSRKGSRIAESLEERGLVQREDTVYEGHNTYYIAPAARDLDFSLLMAGNNLSPLVGEEDVEPESDAFSQWIMQLAYED, from the coding sequence ATGAGCACGGCAGCCGAAGGGGACCTTTCGGAGGCGGAGCGCGCCGGTCTCGAACTCGTCCGCACGACCGGAGGCATCCACCAGAGCGAGTTCTGGAAGGAGCTTGACGTGAGTTCGCGCAAAGGCAGTCGGATCGCCGAATCGCTGGAAGAACGTGGTCTCGTCCAGCGCGAGGACACCGTCTACGAGGGCCACAACACCTACTACATCGCCCCCGCCGCGCGCGACCTCGATTTCTCCCTGCTGATGGCTGGGAACAACCTCTCGCCGCTGGTCGGCGAGGAGGACGTCGAACCCGAGAGCGACGCCTTCTCCCAGTGGATCATGCAGCTCGCGTACGAGGATTGA
- a CDS encoding NRDE family protein: MCTLVVAWQAFADHPVVVAANRDEALDRPSEPPAMIGENPGVVAPRDADAGGTWIGYNAHGVFVAITNRWTDADLAGERSRGLLVRDALDCESAEDAARLTERAVEADEYEGFNLLVADANAAVLLEWDGGLRVETLDPGVHVVMNVGAIGRVTIPASWPEHGEQQAENGRKVREALQPEPGEHAREWRDRAADVLGDHDYGVCVHHEEFDFGTRSSSLLTIGADGSGEYQYADGPPCRTEFEPVESQV, encoded by the coding sequence CCTTCGCCGACCACCCCGTGGTCGTGGCGGCCAACCGCGACGAGGCGCTCGATCGGCCATCGGAGCCGCCCGCGATGATCGGTGAAAACCCTGGCGTCGTCGCACCGCGCGACGCCGACGCTGGCGGGACGTGGATCGGGTACAACGCACATGGAGTGTTCGTCGCGATCACGAACCGCTGGACCGACGCCGATCTCGCGGGCGAGCGCTCGCGCGGGCTACTGGTTCGTGACGCTCTCGACTGCGAGTCGGCCGAGGACGCCGCTCGACTCACCGAACGTGCGGTCGAGGCCGACGAGTACGAGGGGTTCAACCTCCTCGTCGCGGACGCGAACGCCGCCGTGCTGCTCGAATGGGATGGCGGGCTACGGGTGGAAACCCTCGATCCGGGCGTCCACGTCGTGATGAACGTCGGCGCGATCGGCCGAGTTACGATTCCGGCGTCGTGGCCCGAGCATGGCGAACAGCAGGCCGAGAACGGGCGAAAGGTCCGCGAGGCGCTTCAGCCGGAACCGGGCGAGCACGCCCGAGAGTGGCGCGACCGGGCCGCCGACGTGCTTGGCGATCACGACTACGGTGTCTGTGTCCACCACGAGGAGTTCGACTTCGGCACCCGGTCGTCGTCGCTGCTCACGATCGGTGCTGACGGCAGTGGAGAGTATCAGTACGCCGACGGACCGCCGTGTCGAACGGAGTTCGAACCAGTCGAAAGCCAAGTTTAA